One window of Streptomyces sp. SUK 48 genomic DNA carries:
- a CDS encoding TetR/AcrR family transcriptional regulator — translation MQARNSADKQGATGRARSFTETGRRAQIVAAAIDVIAEVGYQRASFAKIAQRAGLSSTGMISYHFDGRDDLMREVVAEAMRVADGYLRPRIEAHESYAARLRTSIEGNLDLLAEYPNHLAAIGEVLGNLRGGDPGMVAFTEGMEKILAFQVEQIRKGQAAGEFGDFDPWVMMRAIRAAIDDVVRRAGQEPGLDARAIGRELADLFDRATRKTP, via the coding sequence ATGCAAGCAAGAAACAGCGCGGACAAGCAAGGAGCTACGGGGCGGGCGAGATCCTTCACGGAGACGGGCCGCCGTGCCCAGATCGTCGCCGCGGCCATCGACGTGATCGCCGAAGTCGGCTACCAGCGGGCCTCGTTCGCGAAGATCGCGCAGCGTGCGGGGCTGAGCAGCACGGGGATGATCTCCTACCACTTCGACGGACGGGACGACCTCATGCGCGAGGTCGTCGCCGAGGCGATGCGGGTCGCGGACGGCTACCTGCGGCCCCGGATCGAGGCCCACGAGAGCTACGCGGCCCGGCTGCGCACCTCCATCGAGGGCAACCTCGACCTGCTCGCCGAATACCCGAACCACCTCGCGGCGATCGGCGAGGTCCTGGGCAACCTGCGCGGCGGCGACCCCGGCATGGTCGCGTTCACGGAAGGGATGGAGAAGATCCTCGCCTTCCAGGTCGAGCAGATCCGCAAGGGACAGGCGGCGGGCGAGTTCGGCGATTTCGACCCGTGGGTGATGATGCGGGCGATCCGCGCCGCGATCGACGACGTGGTGCGCCGCGCCGGCCAAGAGCCCGGCCTCGACGCGCGCGCAATCGGCCGCGAACTCGCCGATCTGTTCGACCGCGCCACCAGAAAAACGCCCTGA
- a CDS encoding VC0807 family protein translates to MDTSQASQTGPNPATEAATAQGRAAAAAEARRRTTALRRQIGAQLLFELVLPIGSYYGLRAAGTGQWLALVASGLMLVPWIVYGIVRQRRVNAMALFSLSLVVIATLLSMVTGSPRVLNLRDSWITAAIGCWVLGTLFTRRPFIMTSSRGIVIAKVGEVGLAEWEARWDTEPAFRHHLRVLTFVWGAVFLLDAVLRVVLVYTISVDAFPLTSTLLWLAMLGTLIGFHNWYVTRNGLKV, encoded by the coding sequence ATGGACACCAGCCAGGCATCGCAGACCGGCCCGAACCCGGCCACCGAGGCCGCCACCGCACAGGGCCGGGCCGCCGCGGCCGCGGAGGCCCGGCGCCGTACCACCGCGCTGCGCCGGCAGATCGGCGCCCAGTTGCTCTTCGAACTGGTTCTGCCGATCGGCTCGTACTACGGACTGCGCGCCGCCGGCACCGGCCAGTGGCTCGCGCTGGTCGCAAGCGGTCTGATGCTGGTGCCGTGGATCGTCTACGGCATCGTGCGGCAGCGCCGCGTGAACGCGATGGCCCTGTTCTCGCTGAGTCTGGTGGTCATCGCCACCCTGCTGTCCATGGTCACCGGCAGCCCGCGGGTGCTGAACCTGCGGGACAGCTGGATCACCGCCGCGATCGGCTGCTGGGTGCTGGGCACCTTGTTCACGCGGCGGCCGTTCATCATGACCTCCTCGCGCGGCATCGTCATCGCCAAGGTCGGCGAGGTCGGCCTGGCCGAGTGGGAGGCGCGATGGGACACCGAGCCGGCGTTCCGCCACCACCTTCGCGTGCTCACCTTCGTGTGGGGCGCGGTCTTCCTGCTCGACGCCGTGCTGCGCGTCGTACTCGTGTACACGATCTCGGTGGACGCCTTCCCGCTGACCAGCACCCTGCTCTGGCTGGCGATGCTCGGGACCCTGATCGGCTTCCACAACTGGTACGTCACCCGCAACGGCCTGAAGGTCTGA